The following DNA comes from Ascaphus truei isolate aAscTru1 chromosome 1, aAscTru1.hap1, whole genome shotgun sequence.
ttcacctgtttcaagtaattgaaaggtgtggctgattaggctttttggggaagggaataccgttcttacaacctgactagcacaactgaagttaatcacactcatttgaaagctacactttagctactaaatgccccaacaactcattacttatcaaagcgtacgtcacacattagttcactcatatctatagttgaactactactatcaacgacacattatcacacactgcatgtgttgtcttgtttagtcacagccacattcatgtgtgccacatcttatattaatgtaccacacatatcctctaccaaaaacaacactttttgcaatatgaccaccttcatgataaccattgtgaatggtcatctcatgatagttatgtacattatgatactgatatcactacacaacatatgatttttatgtacaaattttatctatttatcctcacgcattactgcaggaacatagtatgttttatgttagggaactcaaaagttctaagtacacaggcatgtacattgttattacaactatttatgttcactttcacacacacattttgggttaaggaaatgatgctgttaggtactcataaatacagaacatacaataactgtttgttcaatatttacacatgtaaatgtaaaacttatgttattgttatatatagttgcccctgaaggacatgtgtcacctgagactgaacaagtgtcttcacctgggtcagccagctcaacacacctagaaggtgagtgtatcagttggtggccatataatatgtgctcttctatatgttatgttgtcatgttcattatttgttttgcacatcttctttaaataggattacttagtgtcagtgaaaatgaagtgtaaggcaacttgtattgtgttagtgatgttaactatcatgtaggagttgtgagtttacagcaagttttcattcactcatatttcatactgagtccaaacattattcttaagtcaaggtagtttttaatgtgaggttataaaacgtatggaaacatgttagttgttacttatgacacagtacaattacatagtaacacagcagagattaacatgccatttaataatgtgtacatttatttgtagaacatgatgaagaggattttgatgatgatgatgatgatgatgatgatgccgccgccgccgccatagacacacaaatacaagcaagtgaccatgaagaggttccaattgaaactgttttaccgccaaaacgtccagcaaataccacatatgatgcaatagtagcttctgagggaaaaattgtggaagcagaaaatcgtcgccattctgacctgatgacagtgctggaaaggatgattgcactgcaggaagaaacagtttcacaattggcacatctccacagagtcttcattgaagtgcctaaacagttgcaaaaaatcaacacctcattcgaagcattagttgttcagcaaacacaagctaattactggagaatgactaatgtaccacaattcaacacctcccagccaggatctgttcatgcaggtcagttttcaccacattcatctgatattcattcaccaggcccaaatgttaccggtcaagtagcagacattgctgtgcaggttcctgatgacatcctaccgctgccatctgtacaaattcagcagcagacacctacaaaggaggcgacaaaaacaaaacaagacacacatgaaacagaccaaccatcacttgtgcagtgtctaccaacttgctcacatgtgtcagtgggcacaagccctgtccgtgaacagtcactacccaaaagccctgtaggtgagtcactggccaaaagccctgtaggtgaatcgctgcccaaaagccctgtaggtgaatcgctgcccaaaagccctgtaggtgaatcgctgcccaaaagccctgtaggtgaatcactgcccaaaagccctgtaggtgagtcactggccacaagccctgtaggtgagtcactggccacaagccccgtaggtgaacagtcactggccacaagcccttcccgtgaagtgccagaggccactcaaagtggctctgttgtgcctaaagttggtggcaaaagaaaaaggaaaattcaagagacaacaagcaggcctgttactcgctcgcaaaaggaacaaaaaaaataaatgttataattcagaaaatatgtctttggccttgttttgttgacttcagattatctaattactattgtatgtatgctgaagactgtgttgtttccaaactttcaagtatgttcttgtacacgtgaagttttggaaatgttaacactcctaattaatgaatagtgttataaatatttatgttttaatcgtctgttcagtaatggtccaccaggagccagttgctaagtttagagaagctgccattgactttgcagcaaaacattgcatttgggtgtgttaattgatgtaatcattgcatgtgcatattattttcatgcaattataaaagcacctatttaactgaaaacatctttcttgtacgtgtacagcaggattttgtgttaaatattacttacctttggtggccattgtaatgttgtcctttaatcatttatgtgttcttgtttcaagaacatctctgaatttatactaaaatatatgtagtatgtattgatatatgcacacacacacacagacacacactgtgtgtgtgtgtgtgtgtatatatatagtactatctaaactggtatagatgtatttacaaaaaacatacacttcatgcttccttgtgaaaacacactattttaataatacaggcctaatgtttgacaactatactaagtgtgagcctctaacattattgggtgcaaacaaatgtttatgacttaattcactcatgtttatcaccatttaaataggtttcatacaaggcctacttactgccatcaatatgttgtgtgtactcctgcaatataaaaaaaaaaaaaaaaagatacattatatatatatatatatatatatatatatacatatacatatacatatatacacacacacacacacacacactatacatatagtacaatatacactttatatatatatatatatttttatgagagagatatatttatatatatatagatacacacgtatttaaactcatgcagacaggt
Coding sequences within:
- the LOC142471423 gene encoding uncharacterized protein LOC142471423; translated protein: MWDTIVIGVNACGNHVRDKRNCHKRFDDIRSKLKKKIQHQRVHATGTGGGPTPQRLILSPLEELLRAKLLPVVVEGLPGDRDIGIYPSQFPPVAPEGHVSPETEQVSSPGSASSTHLEEHDEEDFDDDDDDDDDAAAAAIDTQIQASDHEEVPIETVLPPKRPANTTYDAIVASEGKIVEAENRRHSDLMTVLERMIALQEETVSQLAHLHRVFIEVPKQLQKINTSFEALVVQQTQANYWRMTNVPQFNTSQPGSVHAGQFSPHSSDIHSPGPNVTGQVADIAVQVPDDILPLPSVQIQQQTPTKEATKTKQDTHETDQPSLVQCLPTCSHVSVGTSPVREQSLPKSPVGESLAKSPVGESLPKSPVGESLPKSPVGESLPKSPVGESLPKSPVGESLATSPVGESLATSPVGEQSLATSPSREVPEATQSGSVVPKVGGKRKRKIQETTSRPVTRSQKEQKK